From a single Fusobacterium ulcerans ATCC 49185 genomic region:
- a CDS encoding ketopantoate reductase family protein — translation MKIAILGCGAMGTVMGAYMTKNGLDVEMIDNYKEHVDMLNKNGAHIIGSVDMLIPVKAITPEEMKGIYDIVFLFTKQTANDVVLKNLLPHLNEKSTVCTLQNGVPEHFVAEYVGEKRTVGGTVLWGATFVEPGVSELTQDITKNDHLFEIGEIDGTIGERINRIAQVLGYMGKAKITDSLMASRWGKLINNACMSGMSAACGATFGEILKNEKSRACLSYLAREVKKCCEAEGYELPILLNEQEPFSCDIKDQEMFNINQRMFLEMYKDMHTAKASMLQDLEKGKKTEVLMINGYVSSTGDKHNIHTPFNDTVVEIVSKIEDKILPLSMDNLKYFNDDLFNYEYYKEEK, via the coding sequence ATGAAAATAGCAATTTTGGGATGTGGAGCAATGGGAACTGTTATGGGGGCCTATATGACAAAGAATGGTTTAGATGTAGAAATGATTGACAACTACAAAGAACATGTGGATATGCTGAATAAAAATGGTGCTCATATTATTGGAAGTGTGGATATGCTGATACCTGTGAAAGCAATTACTCCAGAGGAAATGAAAGGAATATATGATATAGTCTTTCTTTTCACAAAGCAAACAGCAAATGATGTGGTTTTAAAAAATCTTCTTCCTCATTTAAATGAGAAAAGTACAGTGTGTACATTACAGAATGGGGTACCAGAACATTTTGTAGCAGAATATGTAGGAGAAAAAAGAACAGTAGGAGGAACAGTTCTGTGGGGAGCAACTTTTGTAGAGCCAGGAGTATCAGAGCTGACACAAGATATAACAAAAAATGATCATCTTTTTGAAATAGGGGAGATAGATGGTACTATAGGAGAAAGAATAAATAGGATAGCACAAGTATTGGGATATATGGGAAAGGCAAAAATTACTGACAGTTTAATGGCATCAAGATGGGGAAAGCTGATAAATAATGCTTGTATGAGTGGAATGTCTGCTGCATGTGGAGCAACATTTGGGGAGATTTTGAAGAATGAAAAATCAAGGGCCTGTCTGAGTTATCTAGCAAGAGAGGTAAAAAAATGCTGTGAAGCAGAAGGATATGAACTTCCAATTCTTTTAAATGAACAGGAACCTTTTTCATGCGACATAAAGGATCAAGAAATGTTTAATATTAATCAAAGAATGTTTTTAGAAATGTATAAGGATATGCACACAGCTAAAGCTAGTATGTTACAGGACCTAGAAAAAGGAAAGAAAACAGAAGTTCTCATGATAAATGGGTATGTAAGTTCAACAGGAGATAAACACAATATTCATACACCATTCAACGATACTGTTGTTGAAATAGTTAGTAAAATAGAGGATAAAATTCTTCCTCTTTCAATGGATAATTTAAAATATTTTAATGATGACCTATTCAACTATGAATATTACAAAGAAGAAAAATAG
- a CDS encoding sigma-54 interaction domain-containing protein, with translation MIQRELLENALDNLPYGIYIVDSLGNYVFANTVYVNMVKIPKEKLLAYNVYSLKKNKEINICITEKVCKLKKRIVMFQDVEIKGHEHYKQIVASSPILDMNGNIACVIALCIPVENINYLYQEAIHNEVRSFIKLPAIENQKLKNIIAESPVMKNIMNLADTLAPLDTTVIILGESGTGKEVLAKYIHEKSQRASKEMIIINCASLPESLLESELFGYEKGAFTGASSQGKKGLFEAANDSTLFLDEINSLPLALQGKILRAIETKTISRIGSTVTRKVNFRLITAANEDLLKMVHEKRFREDLYYRLNIVPIYLPPLCERKEDILPLVEHFREYYCNSYNKTKIFSQKTLKAILNYNWPGNIRELRNFVERSFIMITGEIIELSNIAPLLFIEQKPSLALNDEEGEIVFHEETEIKDQSLNEYLEECEKRYIKYALKKYGSTYKAAEFLKTSQTMIARKKKKYNL, from the coding sequence ATGATACAAAGAGAACTTTTAGAAAATGCTCTGGATAATCTTCCTTATGGAATCTATATTGTTGATTCTCTTGGAAACTATGTTTTTGCCAATACTGTTTATGTAAATATGGTAAAAATACCAAAAGAAAAGCTGTTAGCATATAATGTATATAGTCTAAAGAAAAATAAGGAGATTAATATCTGCATTACAGAAAAAGTCTGTAAACTGAAAAAAAGAATAGTGATGTTTCAAGATGTAGAAATAAAGGGACATGAACATTATAAACAAATTGTAGCTTCCAGCCCTATTTTAGATATGAATGGAAATATAGCATGTGTGATTGCACTTTGTATTCCTGTTGAAAATATAAATTATCTTTATCAGGAAGCTATTCATAATGAAGTAAGATCCTTTATAAAATTGCCTGCTATTGAGAATCAGAAATTAAAAAATATAATTGCTGAAAGTCCTGTTATGAAAAATATTATGAATCTGGCTGATACTTTAGCTCCTCTTGATACAACTGTAATAATTTTAGGGGAATCTGGAACTGGAAAAGAGGTTTTAGCCAAATATATTCATGAAAAAAGCCAAAGAGCTTCAAAAGAAATGATTATTATAAACTGTGCTTCTCTTCCTGAGAGCCTTCTGGAGTCTGAATTATTTGGCTACGAAAAAGGAGCATTTACAGGTGCTTCTTCACAAGGGAAAAAAGGGTTGTTTGAAGCAGCTAATGACAGTACACTTTTTCTTGATGAAATAAATTCTTTGCCATTAGCATTGCAGGGAAAAATATTAAGAGCTATAGAAACAAAAACAATAAGCAGAATTGGTTCTACTGTTACTAGGAAAGTTAATTTTAGATTGATTACTGCTGCAAATGAAGATTTGCTGAAGATGGTACATGAAAAAAGATTCAGAGAAGACTTATATTATAGGTTAAATATTGTTCCAATCTATCTCCCACCTTTGTGTGAAAGAAAAGAAGATATTTTACCTTTAGTGGAACATTTTAGAGAATACTATTGTAATAGCTATAATAAGACTAAAATATTTTCTCAAAAAACTCTTAAAGCCATCTTGAACTATAACTGGCCTGGAAATATTAGAGAACTTAGAAATTTTGTAGAAAGAAGCTTTATTATGATTACAGGGGAAATTATTGAACTTTCAAATATAGCTCCACTTTTATTTATAGAGCAGAAACCATCTTTAGCTTTAAATGATGAAGAGGGTGAAATTGTTTTTCATGAAGAAACAGAAATTAAAGATCAATCTCTAAATGAATATTTAGAAGAATGTGAAAAGAGATATATTAAATATGCTTTAAAAAAATATGGCAGTACTTATAAGGCAGCTGAATTTTTAAAAACAAGTCAAACAATGATTGCAAGAAAGAAGAAAAAGTATAATCTTTAG